The following nucleotide sequence is from Nitrospira sp..
GACGTCGCAGGGGGCGAAGGAAATCACGATCCCCTACCGAGCGAATCGTGCGGTGGTGTTCAACTCAGACTTGTTTCACGAAACCGATACGATTGCGTTCAAGGAAGGATATACGAATCGCCGCATCAACATCACGCTGCTGTACGGACATCGGCACCGCCCCTGAGCAGCAGTTCGAAGTCCTCCGCGCAGACCGGCCGGCTGAACAGATACCCCTGGACCTCGTCGCAGCCCTCCTCGCGCAATCGCGCCAGTTGTTCCTCCGTCTCCACGCCTTCCGCGAGGACCGACAGGTTCAAGCTATGCGCCATCGCGATGATGGCTTTCGTGATCTTGACGTTATTATCGTTCGTTTGCAGGTCCTTGACGAAGGATTGGTCGATCTTGAGCCGGCTCAACGGAAACCGCTGGAGGTAGCTGAGGGATGAATACCCGGTGCCGAAGTCGTCGATCGACAGGCGCACGCCCATTGTCCGTAATCCTTCCAGCATGGTAATCGACGCCTCCACATCGCGCATGGCGATGGATTCCGTCAATTCCAGTTCAAGCTGATTCGGGTTGAGCCCGGATTCGCGCAAGGCGTCCCCCACCGTCGTCGGCAAGGTGCGGCCATGAAAGAGAGAGTTGGACACATTCACCGACACGGTGATCGGCGAGAGTCCCGCCTGTTCCCAAGCCTTCACCTGGCTACAAGCCTTCCTCAATACCCATTCGTCCATCGGGCGAATCAGGCCCGTATCGATGGCGGCATTGAGGAACACGCCCGGCGTGACCAACCCGCGTTTGGGATGTTTCCATCGTATCAACGCCTCCGCGCCCAGGATCTTGCGTGAATGGATGTTCAGCTTGGGCTGATAGTAGACGATGAACTCCTCACGCTCCAGCGCGCGGCGAATGTCGTTCTCGAGATCCAGCCGTTCGGCGGCGGCGGCGTTCAGCCCCGACGAATAGAATTGGCAGTTGTTTCGCCCCTGCTCCTTGGCGTGATACATGGCCGTATCGGCGTTCTTGAGCAGCGCTTCGACCGTGGCGCCGTCGGAGGGATAGATGGAAATGCCGATGCTGGCCGCGATGAACACCTCGTGGCCTTCGATATTGAAGGGATGGGCGAGGGCTTCAAGGATGCGCCTGGCGACGCGGCCCGCATCTTCAGGGTTCGGGAGCGCGGTCAAGAGGATGGTGAACTCGTCCCCGCCCAAGCGGGCCAGTGCGTGCGAGGGTTCCTGGTCGGCATGTCGGGCGACCGAATCGCTCTGCCGCACCGATTCGCTCAGCCGTTCGGCGACTTGGGTCAGGAGTAGGTCCCCGACCGTATGGCCCAAGGTGTCGTTGATGACCTTGAAGCGGTCCAGGTCGATGAACAGCGTGGCGAGCGTCTGTCCATGGCGCTCGGCGTGCGAAATAGCATGGGAGAGACGGTCTTTGAACAGGACTCGATTG
It contains:
- a CDS encoding EAL domain-containing protein, which codes for MSVAHPAMSQGRPVILVIDDDPTARLFVRGALEPAGMIVTEASGGQESLTVFEKLTPDLVVLDIVMPEMDGYLTCSRIRSLPRGKRIPILIMTGLDDPNSIALAYEHGATDFINKPVHATILCHHIRYMLRTSNVLQALVRSEARLELAQRIARIGNWDWNPRTNRFSMSNELCRLAGIRPQDFGGTFEGFLQLVHPDDRSAVRRALDNLVHHRALCDIDHRIVLPNGTDFTIHLQAEGVREEETDELTVIGTAQDITERKQAERAIHRLAYYDSLTGLANRVLFKDRLSHAISHAERHGQTLATLFIDLDRFKVINDTLGHTVGDLLLTQVAERLSESVRQSDSVARHADQEPSHALARLGGDEFTILLTALPNPEDAGRVARRILEALAHPFNIEGHEVFIAASIGISIYPSDGATVEALLKNADTAMYHAKEQGRNNCQFYSSGLNAAAAERLDLENDIRRALEREEFIVYYQPKLNIHSRKILGAEALIRWKHPKRGLVTPGVFLNAAIDTGLIRPMDEWVLRKACSQVKAWEQAGLSPITVSVNVSNSLFHGRTLPTTVGDALRESGLNPNQLELELTESIAMRDVEASITMLEGLRTMGVRLSIDDFGTGYSSLSYLQRFPLSRLKIDQSFVKDLQTNDNNVKITKAIIAMAHSLNLSVLAEGVETEEQLARLREEGCDEVQGYLFSRPVCAEDFELLLRGGADVRTAA